The following proteins are co-located in the Haloarcula marismortui ATCC 43049 genome:
- a CDS encoding phosphoribosyltransferase has translation MGELPDEFSCTITDWEYIYGLCRDVADDVKAAEFEPDVVVALARGGWFGGRCLCDFLGLDDLASLKVEHYVGTAAKGEEAQVKYPLADGAVEGKDVLVVDDIADTGQSIETAAECVRDRNPSSVRTATLQLLQTSDHEPEFVGESLDEWTWVVYPWNFVEDMVELVAGVMAKSDQQTHTEDDIRRLLREYHGVSRTNLEIAQPNRLGEVTTEMERRGVVESAGDGWQLTDD, from the coding sequence ATGGGCGAGCTACCGGATGAGTTCTCGTGTACCATCACCGACTGGGAATACATCTACGGCCTCTGTCGAGATGTGGCTGACGACGTGAAGGCCGCCGAGTTCGAACCCGATGTGGTCGTCGCGCTGGCACGGGGCGGCTGGTTCGGCGGGCGCTGTCTCTGTGACTTCCTCGGGCTGGACGACCTGGCGAGCCTGAAAGTCGAACACTATGTCGGGACCGCGGCGAAAGGCGAGGAGGCACAGGTGAAATATCCGCTGGCCGACGGCGCGGTCGAGGGGAAGGACGTGCTGGTCGTCGATGACATCGCCGACACCGGCCAGTCCATCGAGACGGCTGCCGAGTGCGTGCGTGACCGAAACCCCAGCAGCGTCCGAACGGCGACGCTCCAGTTACTCCAGACCAGCGACCACGAACCGGAGTTCGTCGGCGAGTCCCTCGATGAGTGGACCTGGGTCGTCTACCCCTGGAACTTCGTCGAGGACATGGTCGAACTTGTGGCGGGCGTGATGGCAAAGAGCGACCAGCAGACCCACACCGAGGACGACATCCGCCGTTTGCTCCGGGAGTACCACGGCGTCAGCCGCACGAACCTAGAGATCGCACAGCCGAACCGACTGGGCGAGGTCACGACCGAGATGGAACGGCGGGGTGTCGTTGAATCGGCCGGCGACGGGTGGCAACTCACTGACGACTAA
- the truD gene encoding tRNA pseudouridine(13) synthase TruD yields the protein MQAAHPIERAVGMEYYVSDADGVGGRLRSSPADFRVRELEAFDTEPVDADTGAYPHLVFRAELRNWETNDFASKLSDRLGISRERVSWAGTKDKRAVTTQLFSVKGVAAGDLPEIGGTDIEVIGRAGRPILFGDLAGNAFEIVVRDTENTDNAASVVADLRAFANGDDSVTSEGWSSDATLPDGDTTVGVPNYFGQQRFGSRRPVTHEVGLAIARGEWKDAVLAYVGNPNEREPESTQEARGYVDETHDWAGALDRLPGALGYERSICHRLVENGASEPADFREALEALPSNLQSLFVNAAQSYVFNRILSERLERGLPFDRPVEGDVVCFRDSDAPEDFPIPDADRTQEVTAKRLSTVERHCERGRAFVTAPLVGTDTELGSGEPGDIAREVLDDVGLEQGDFDLPGAFDSDGTRRAILLRTDLGVERDSADLTFSFSLPKGSYATVLLREFRKGDPDA from the coding sequence ATGCAAGCGGCCCACCCAATCGAGCGGGCGGTCGGTATGGAGTATTACGTCAGCGACGCCGACGGGGTGGGCGGCCGCCTCCGCTCGTCGCCCGCGGACTTCCGCGTCCGGGAACTGGAGGCGTTCGACACCGAACCGGTCGACGCCGACACCGGCGCGTACCCGCATCTCGTCTTCCGGGCGGAGCTACGGAACTGGGAAACCAACGACTTCGCCAGCAAGCTCTCCGACCGGCTGGGCATCTCCCGCGAACGGGTGTCGTGGGCGGGGACGAAAGACAAGCGCGCGGTCACGACCCAGCTATTCTCGGTGAAAGGGGTCGCAGCCGGGGACCTGCCGGAAATCGGCGGCACGGACATCGAGGTCATCGGTCGCGCCGGCCGCCCGATTCTCTTCGGCGACCTGGCGGGCAACGCCTTCGAGATAGTCGTCAGAGACACGGAAAACACCGACAATGCCGCCAGCGTCGTAGCGGACCTCCGGGCGTTCGCCAACGGGGACGACTCAGTGACGAGCGAAGGCTGGTCCAGCGACGCCACGCTGCCTGACGGCGACACGACGGTCGGCGTGCCCAACTACTTCGGCCAGCAGCGGTTCGGGTCGCGCCGACCGGTCACCCACGAGGTCGGGCTAGCCATCGCCCGTGGCGAGTGGAAAGACGCGGTTCTCGCCTACGTCGGAAACCCGAACGAGCGCGAACCAGAGTCAACGCAGGAGGCGCGGGGATACGTCGACGAAACCCACGACTGGGCCGGCGCGCTGGACAGGCTGCCCGGCGCGCTGGGCTACGAGCGCTCTATCTGTCACCGGCTGGTCGAGAACGGGGCCAGCGAGCCGGCAGACTTCCGCGAGGCACTGGAGGCGCTGCCGTCGAACCTCCAGTCGCTGTTCGTCAACGCCGCCCAGTCGTACGTCTTCAACCGCATCCTTTCCGAGCGGCTGGAACGGGGCCTCCCCTTCGACCGGCCCGTGGAAGGCGACGTAGTCTGTTTCCGTGACAGCGACGCGCCCGAGGACTTCCCGATTCCGGACGCCGACCGCACCCAGGAAGTCACTGCCAAGCGGCTGTCGACCGTTGAGCGCCACTGCGAGCGCGGGAGAGCGTTTGTCACCGCGCCGCTGGTCGGGACCGATACCGAGCTGGGCAGTGGCGAACCGGGCGATATCGCTCGTGAAGTCCTTGACGACGTGGGCCTCGAACAGGGCGACTTCGACCTCCCCGGCGCGTTCGACAGCGACGGGACGCGGCGGGCCATCCTGCTCCGAACGGACCTCGGTGTTGAGCGCGATAGCGCCGACCTGACGTTCTCGTTCTCGCTGCCAAAGGGGAGCTACGCGACGGTCCTCCTCCGGGAGTTCCGGAAAGGCGACCCGGACGCGTAG
- a CDS encoding MFS transporter has protein sequence MATETGVDEDVDLLDSFRQFFALERDVLVLSLSMLAFSLAFQMTSRYIPEYMRILGASAGVIGLYGSVGNLISAVYPYPGGAVSDRIGSRLALTAFATLATVGFGIWYLASVIGDVTLGATTLPAWTLVFVGLFLAQAWKSFGLGATFAIVKQSVPPQRLAMGFASTEMFRRIGFLLGPLAAAALLATTATFVDGFQRVLLVALACGLVATVAQHFLYDASEDTLGKSFEGIDQILADLRTMPATLRPLLVADTFVRFANGMVYVFFVIVVTEFLSVGFTGFGLQLRPDAFFGVLLGVEMVVAILSMAPVAKLTEWAGLKPAVALGFLVYAVFPLLLIFAPGNQWVLVLLFAFSGLRFAGLPAHKALIVGPAEQDAGGRVTGTYYLLRNTLVIPSAALGGWLYGSEWAVAIGDVVIQAGPELAFGVATVVGLIGVVYFIVFGREFEAYE, from the coding sequence ATGGCAACTGAGACAGGGGTCGACGAGGACGTAGACCTGCTCGATTCCTTCCGGCAGTTCTTCGCGCTGGAGCGGGACGTACTCGTCCTGTCGCTGTCGATGTTGGCGTTCAGCCTCGCGTTCCAGATGACCAGCCGATATATTCCCGAGTATATGCGGATTCTGGGGGCCAGCGCCGGTGTTATCGGTCTCTACGGGAGTGTCGGGAACCTCATCAGCGCGGTGTACCCCTATCCCGGCGGCGCGGTGTCGGACCGCATCGGCTCGCGGCTGGCGCTGACCGCTTTCGCGACGCTGGCGACGGTCGGCTTCGGCATCTGGTATCTCGCCTCGGTCATCGGCGATGTCACACTCGGCGCGACGACGCTGCCGGCCTGGACGCTCGTGTTCGTCGGGCTCTTTCTCGCACAGGCCTGGAAGTCCTTCGGGCTTGGCGCGACCTTCGCCATCGTCAAGCAGAGCGTCCCGCCACAGCGGCTGGCGATGGGGTTCGCCAGCACGGAGATGTTCCGCCGCATCGGCTTCCTGCTCGGACCGCTCGCCGCCGCGGCGTTGCTCGCGACGACCGCGACCTTCGTCGACGGCTTCCAGCGCGTGCTGCTGGTCGCCCTGGCCTGTGGTCTCGTCGCCACCGTTGCACAGCACTTCCTCTACGACGCCAGCGAGGACACGCTCGGAAAGTCCTTCGAGGGCATCGACCAGATACTCGCCGACCTGCGGACGATGCCGGCGACACTCCGCCCCCTTCTGGTCGCCGATACGTTCGTCCGCTTCGCCAACGGCATGGTGTACGTCTTCTTCGTCATCGTCGTCACCGAGTTCCTCTCTGTTGGGTTCACCGGCTTCGGTTTGCAACTGCGGCCCGACGCCTTCTTCGGCGTCCTGCTCGGCGTCGAGATGGTCGTCGCCATCCTCTCGATGGCTCCCGTCGCAAAGCTCACCGAGTGGGCCGGCCTCAAGCCCGCCGTCGCGCTGGGCTTTCTTGTCTACGCCGTCTTTCCGCTCCTGCTCATCTTCGCGCCGGGCAACCAGTGGGTGCTGGTGCTCCTGTTCGCGTTCTCCGGCCTGCGCTTTGCCGGCCTGCCCGCCCACAAGGCGCTCATCGTCGGCCCGGCAGAACAGGACGCTGGCGGCCGTGTCACCGGGACGTACTACCTGCTTCGGAACACGCTCGTCATCCCGAGCGCCGCGCTCGGTGGCTGGCTCTATGGCAGCGAGTGGGCAGTGGCTATCGGCGATGTCGTCATACAGGCCGGTCCGGAACTGGCCTTCGGCGTCGCGACGGTGGTCGGCCTCATCGGCGTCGTTTACTTCATCGTCTTCGGCCGGGAGTTCGAGGCGTACGAATGA
- a CDS encoding short-chain fatty acid transporter, protein MSANNTGETALERIGYRLSAWVERWMPSPFLFALILSYVVFLAGVGLTGAGPVEMVGFWYDGFWAFLTFSMQMVLILMTGFVVAYHPRVNAGIRRLTEIPSTGKQAVVLVGLLTMLLGWVHWGLSLILGAIFAREMGKTAHENGIDVHYPVLCVAGYLGLGLTWHWGLSGSAPLLLATEGNEFIQQGVIDVVVSASETIFHPYGLILTGLSIAYALVVLYVITPTGDQARGITHYIPEDDLFESASDGGVETTATTKQVPAERLNHSRVLGGIIGLTGIALVASQFVQSGIDALGLNIVNFGFLTIGIFIYMDPQTYREKFGEAATAASGIVLLFPFFAGIQGMMATSGLAQLMANALISVSTPQTFPVIAWLTGATVNIFAPSGGGEWIILGPPILEAAQNLGVPAGQATMAYAVGDAHTNLLNPFWALPLLAITRIKAREMFGYAIAMLLALTPFLAVVLFVLPY, encoded by the coding sequence ATGTCAGCTAATAACACAGGCGAAACTGCCCTCGAACGTATCGGCTATCGACTCTCTGCGTGGGTGGAACGGTGGATGCCAAGCCCGTTCCTGTTCGCGCTCATCCTCAGTTACGTCGTATTTCTGGCCGGCGTCGGCCTCACCGGGGCCGGTCCCGTGGAGATGGTCGGGTTCTGGTACGACGGCTTCTGGGCCTTCCTGACGTTCTCGATGCAGATGGTCCTCATCCTGATGACGGGCTTCGTCGTCGCGTACCACCCGCGTGTCAACGCCGGCATCCGGCGGCTGACAGAGATTCCCAGCACCGGAAAACAGGCGGTTGTCCTCGTCGGCCTGTTGACGATGCTGCTCGGCTGGGTCCACTGGGGACTGAGCCTCATCCTCGGCGCGATTTTCGCCCGGGAGATGGGCAAGACCGCCCACGAGAACGGCATCGATGTCCACTATCCGGTCCTCTGCGTGGCGGGCTATCTCGGCCTCGGTCTCACCTGGCACTGGGGGCTGTCCGGGTCCGCGCCGCTCCTGCTTGCGACAGAGGGCAACGAGTTCATCCAGCAGGGCGTCATCGACGTCGTCGTCTCCGCCTCGGAGACCATCTTCCACCCCTACGGCCTCATTCTGACCGGCCTGTCGATAGCCTACGCGCTCGTCGTCCTCTACGTCATCACGCCGACTGGTGACCAGGCGCGGGGCATCACGCACTACATCCCCGAAGACGATTTGTTCGAGTCCGCGAGTGACGGCGGTGTTGAGACGACTGCGACCACCAAGCAGGTCCCGGCCGAGCGTCTCAACCACAGCCGCGTTCTCGGCGGGATTATCGGTCTGACCGGTATTGCGCTGGTCGCCTCGCAGTTCGTTCAGTCCGGCATCGACGCGCTCGGACTGAACATCGTCAATTTCGGCTTCCTGACGATTGGGATCTTCATCTACATGGACCCACAGACCTACCGGGAGAAGTTCGGCGAGGCGGCGACCGCCGCGTCGGGCATCGTGTTGCTCTTTCCGTTCTTCGCTGGCATTCAGGGGATGATGGCTACCTCCGGGCTGGCGCAGCTGATGGCCAACGCGCTCATCTCGGTCTCGACACCACAGACGTTCCCGGTCATCGCCTGGCTCACTGGTGCCACGGTCAACATTTTCGCACCGTCCGGCGGCGGTGAGTGGATCATTCTCGGGCCGCCGATTCTCGAAGCCGCGCAGAACCTCGGCGTCCCGGCCGGGCAGGCGACGATGGCCTACGCCGTCGGTGACGCCCACACGAACCTCCTGAACCCCTTCTGGGCGCTGCCGCTGCTCGCCATCACCCGCATCAAGGCCCGGGAGATGTTCGGCTACGCCATCGCAATGTTGCTCGCGCTCACGCCATTCCTGGCTGTCGTGCTGTTCGTCCTGCCGTACTGA
- a CDS encoding C-terminal binding protein: protein MSYKVVVSDTKVMHGETRAAVLDAVDATVETIAAKEPEAVARAVDGADALIVDAGTQVTAEVIEAADSLKVVGRAGIGMDNIAVRAAVAAGVTVVNVPDYSVEEVSTHTFALMLACLRRIPTFDRSVKRGEWKWAVGQPIRRLAGSTVGLVAFGKLASRFAAKLRGFDIDVIAYDPYAPEYRMGDLGVESVTLETLLGDSDIVSLHAPLTDETRGMIDADALDRMHDDALLVNTARGGLVDETALYDALISGDLGGAGLDVRKPEPPGDSPLHDLDSVVCSPHVAWYSEESRVELTQTVAEDVIRVLRGEQPENPIDPETGWF from the coding sequence ATGTCATACAAAGTCGTCGTCTCTGACACCAAAGTGATGCACGGGGAGACACGGGCGGCGGTGTTGGATGCGGTTGATGCGACCGTCGAAACGATAGCGGCGAAAGAGCCGGAGGCCGTCGCACGCGCAGTAGACGGTGCGGACGCATTGATCGTCGACGCCGGCACGCAGGTCACAGCCGAGGTCATCGAGGCCGCCGACTCGCTCAAAGTGGTGGGCCGGGCCGGCATCGGCATGGACAACATCGCCGTTCGGGCGGCGGTTGCGGCCGGCGTAACGGTCGTCAACGTTCCGGACTACTCTGTCGAGGAGGTGTCGACCCACACGTTCGCACTCATGCTCGCTTGCCTGCGGAGGATACCCACGTTCGACCGCTCGGTCAAGCGTGGCGAGTGGAAGTGGGCTGTCGGACAGCCGATCCGTCGCCTCGCCGGCAGCACCGTCGGCCTCGTCGCCTTCGGCAAGCTCGCCAGCCGGTTCGCCGCGAAGCTTCGTGGGTTCGATATCGATGTTATCGCCTACGACCCGTACGCGCCCGAGTACCGGATGGGTGACCTCGGCGTCGAATCGGTCACGCTCGAGACGCTGCTGGGCGATTCCGATATCGTCTCGCTGCACGCTCCGCTGACCGACGAGACGCGCGGGATGATCGACGCCGACGCGCTTGACCGAATGCACGACGACGCACTGCTCGTGAACACGGCCAGAGGCGGGCTTGTCGACGAAACGGCGCTGTACGACGCGCTCATCAGCGGCGATCTCGGCGGGGCCGGGCTGGACGTGCGCAAGCCAGAGCCGCCGGGAGACTCACCGCTACACGACCTCGACAGCGTTGTCTGTAGTCCCCACGTCGCGTGGTATTCCGAGGAGTCCCGGGTCGAGCTGACACAGACCGTGGCCGAAGATGTCATCCGGGTACTGCGGGGCGAGCAGCCCGAGAATCCCATCGACCCCGAGACCGGCTGGTTCTGA
- a CDS encoding thiamine-phosphate synthase family protein: protein MTLQLPSEIVVERFLPTARAMLATRLDEEGWTQQEIADQLGVTQAAVSKYGSGSVTIEERFRADARMQQTIERIADGLASGEMDEYAVLDELLALVREFEDRGPICAVHEEEMPALQGMGCDLCVRGTDTAVQAERTVLSSVRRATRLLADSDFVADAIPNVGMNVGMALPDAEDALDVAAVPGRIHDLRGRVNVPSNPEFGASEHVAGTILAAIAVDSSRRAALNLTTDEAFLDAAQEQGIEPLEFDAGYEDRDERLEATFRERGEVPRVIYHSGAFGIEPITYVFGESAVEAADLAIELLDAADT from the coding sequence ATGACACTGCAGTTACCGAGCGAAATCGTGGTCGAGCGGTTTCTCCCGACAGCCCGGGCGATGCTTGCCACGAGACTCGACGAGGAGGGATGGACGCAGCAGGAAATCGCCGACCAACTCGGCGTGACACAGGCCGCAGTAAGCAAGTACGGCAGCGGCTCGGTCACCATCGAGGAGCGGTTCCGCGCGGACGCCCGGATGCAACAGACCATCGAGCGGATCGCCGACGGGCTGGCTTCGGGTGAGATGGACGAGTACGCGGTGCTGGACGAACTGCTCGCTCTGGTGCGGGAATTCGAAGACCGGGGGCCCATCTGTGCGGTCCACGAGGAGGAAATGCCGGCGCTACAGGGGATGGGCTGTGACCTCTGTGTTCGGGGGACAGACACCGCGGTTCAGGCGGAACGGACCGTCCTGTCGTCGGTCCGGAGAGCCACGCGACTCCTAGCCGACAGCGACTTTGTCGCCGACGCCATCCCGAACGTGGGGATGAACGTCGGCATGGCACTGCCGGACGCCGAAGACGCGCTCGATGTGGCCGCAGTCCCCGGCCGGATTCACGACCTGCGGGGGCGGGTCAACGTCCCGTCGAACCCCGAGTTCGGCGCGTCGGAACACGTCGCGGGGACGATATTGGCTGCGATAGCGGTCGATTCCTCGCGCCGAGCGGCGCTCAACCTGACGACCGACGAGGCATTTCTCGATGCTGCTCAGGAACAGGGTATCGAGCCGCTGGAGTTCGACGCCGGCTACGAGGACCGGGACGAACGGCTCGAAGCCACCTTCCGCGAACGCGGCGAGGTCCCTCGCGTCATCTACCACAGCGGCGCGTTCGGCATCGAGCCGATAACCTACGTTTTCGGTGAATCGGCGGTCGAAGCTGCTGACCTCGCGATCGAACTCCTCGACGCAGCCGACACGTAA
- the tenA gene encoding thiaminase II yields the protein MAFSDHLLDIGEDIWDAQKDHPFVRELADGTLDEAAFKHWVKQDYRYLQDYARLFALAGATAGDESTMTHLLGVAHQVLDTEMDLHREFASDYGISERELESTEKAPTCLAYTNFLVRTAYEGHEAEIAAALYPCMQGYLDVAEHMADLADGEHRYTPFIEMYTSDDFREATGWCRAYVDRCGERYSGQHDAMEDAFRTSAKLEHRFWEMAYTQEGWEL from the coding sequence ATGGCATTCAGCGACCACCTGCTCGACATCGGCGAGGACATCTGGGACGCACAGAAGGACCACCCGTTCGTCCGCGAACTGGCCGACGGGACGCTCGATGAGGCGGCGTTCAAACACTGGGTGAAACAGGACTACCGATACCTGCAAGACTACGCACGGTTGTTCGCGCTCGCTGGGGCGACGGCCGGCGACGAGTCGACGATGACGCACCTGCTCGGGGTCGCCCACCAGGTGCTCGACACCGAGATGGACCTGCATCGGGAGTTCGCATCGGACTACGGCATCTCAGAGCGTGAGCTGGAGTCGACCGAGAAGGCTCCGACGTGTCTGGCGTACACGAACTTCCTCGTTCGGACGGCCTACGAGGGACATGAGGCCGAGATTGCCGCGGCGCTGTACCCCTGTATGCAGGGCTATCTCGACGTGGCCGAACACATGGCCGACCTGGCCGACGGCGAACACCGGTACACGCCCTTTATCGAGATGTACACCAGCGACGACTTCCGCGAGGCGACGGGCTGGTGTCGAGCGTACGTCGACCGCTGTGGCGAGCGCTATTCCGGCCAGCACGACGCCATGGAAGACGCGTTCCGCACGAGCGCGAAACTCGAACACCGGTTCTGGGAGATGGCCTACACGCAGGAGGGGTGGGAGCTATGA
- a CDS encoding TenA family protein: MTTAETYSAYAERTDEPRFTDWLREQSQPDWDAAVEHRFVEELGAGTLDEDAFAEYLVQDYAFVDELVGTFGYAVGQAPDMAAKRRLVEFLDTVTDEEDDYFERSFAALGVEDSRWQDPEPTDATAAFVDLLGRAAREGGYAETLAVLVPAEWIYESWATAAAAAHGDPDSDGLPSSGMGLPFYFAEWVDLHAVDSFVAFVDWLRGELDAVGPTLSPRREARVASLFDRTVTLEQQFFETAYEETAETPDHEVSP; encoded by the coding sequence ATGACGACGGCCGAAACATACTCTGCGTACGCCGAGCGAACCGACGAACCCCGATTCACCGACTGGCTCCGGGAGCAGAGTCAGCCGGACTGGGACGCCGCTGTCGAACACCGGTTTGTCGAGGAACTCGGGGCCGGCACGCTCGACGAAGACGCGTTCGCCGAGTATCTGGTACAGGACTACGCGTTCGTCGACGAACTCGTCGGCACGTTCGGCTACGCGGTCGGACAGGCACCGGATATGGCCGCCAAACGACGGCTTGTGGAGTTCCTCGATACCGTGACCGACGAAGAAGACGACTACTTCGAGCGCTCCTTTGCCGCACTCGGCGTCGAAGATTCGCGCTGGCAAGACCCCGAGCCGACGGACGCGACGGCGGCGTTCGTCGACCTGCTCGGTCGCGCCGCCCGAGAGGGCGGGTACGCCGAGACGCTGGCCGTCCTCGTCCCGGCAGAGTGGATATACGAGTCGTGGGCGACGGCCGCCGCGGCGGCCCACGGCGACCCGGACAGCGACGGCCTCCCCAGCTCCGGGATGGGACTGCCGTTCTACTTCGCCGAGTGGGTCGATCTCCACGCCGTCGACTCCTTCGTCGCGTTCGTCGACTGGCTCCGGGGCGAACTCGACGCCGTCGGGCCGACGCTTTCGCCCCGCCGGGAGGCCCGCGTCGCGTCGCTGTTCGACCGCACGGTCACGCTCGAACAGCAGTTCTTCGAGACGGCCTACGAGGAAACCGCTGAGACGCCCGACCACGAGGTGAGCCCGTAG